TTGCAGCAGGCTTTGCAAAAGACCGGCGCAGCCAGGGGCTGCGCCGGTCAGGCACGTCAGGATCAGTAGATGCTGAACGGGAAGTACTTGTCGTTGATCTTCTTGTAGGTGCCATCAGCGACGATTTCTTTCAGCGCGCTGTTGAGCTTGTTGCGCAGTTCGTCGTCACCCTTGCGCACGGCGATGCCGATCTTGTCGCTTTCCATTACAGGGTCGCCCTTGAACTCGTAGTTCTTGCCAGCGTCGCTTTTCAGCCAGTCGTAGTTGGCGTACTTGTCGGCCAGGATCGCGTCAACGCGACCGGAAGTCAGGTCCAGGTAGGCGTTTTCCTGGGTGTCGTACAGGCTGACCTTGATCTCGTCACCGTAGGTGTCTTCCAGCCAGGTGCCAGCCAGGGTGGCGCGCTGGGTGCCGATGGCCTTGCCCTTGAGGGAGTCCTTGTCGGTCTTGAAATCGACGTTTTTCGGCGCGATGAATTGCAGTTTGTTCGAGTAGTAGGGGTCGGTGAAATCAACCGCCTGCTTGCGTTCGTCGGTGATCGACAGCGAGGACACCAGGAAGTCGAACTTCTTGGCGTTGAGGGCCGGGATGATGCCGTCCCAGTCGGACGTGACGACTTCGCACTCGACCTTCATCTTGGCGCACAGGGCGTCGCCGATGTCTTTGTCGAAGCCGACGACCTGGCCGCTGGCATCCTTGTTGTTGAATGGCGGGTAGGCCGCCTCGATACCCATCCGCAGTTTTTCCGCGGCCATGGCGTTGGCCGAGAACACCAGAGTGGCGGCCGCGGCCAGGATGAATTTCTTGTAGGTCTGCATGCGGGTAGCTCCGTTAGCGGTTGCTGGACATGAATTGTTTGCAGCGCGCCGAAAGCGGGTTTTCAAACACCTGCTGTGGCGATCCTTGCTCTTCGACCAGGCCCTGGTGCAGGAACACCACTTCACTGGAAACCTGGCGGGCAAAGCCCATTTCATGGGTGACCAGCAGCATGGTGCGGCCTTCTTCGGCCAGGGCGCGGATCACATTAAGTACTTCCTGAACCATTTCCGGGTCAAGTGCGGAAGTCGGCTCGTCGAACAGAATCACTTTCGGCTGCATCGCCAGGGTGCGGGCAATGGCTGCGCGTTGTTGCTGACCGCCGGACAGTTGTGCGGGATAGGCATGGCGCTTGTCGCTGATGCCAACCTTGGCCAGCAGGGCTTCGGCGACTTCGGTGGCCTCGGCCTTGCTCTGCCCCAGCACCCGGCGCGGCGCCTCGATGATGTTGTCGAGCACGCTCATGTGCGGCCACAGATTGAAATTTTGAAACACAAAACCGATTTCGCTGCGCAGGCGATTGATCTGTTTGCCATCGGCGGCCACCAGTTCGCCGTTTTTCGCGGCCTTGAGCTTGAGCTCTTCGCCGGCCACCAGGATCTGCCCCTGGTTGGGGTTTTCCAGCAGGTTGATGCAACGCAGGAACGTCGATTTGCCGGAGCCGGAGGAACCCAGGATCGAGATCACATCGCCGTCGCGTGCGGTCAGCGAGACGCCCTTGAGCACCTCGAGCTGGCCGTAGCGTTTGTGCAGGTTGCGGATTTCAAGCGCGGGCGTGGCCTCGGCCATGTGCGGTCCTCATTGTGTTCATTGGTGCTTGTGCTGTTGGGCAGCCTTCCTGGCGAGGCGCCAAGCTAGCATAGCGATGGAATGGCGGCCAACAGCCCCACGGGGCGTACACGGGATGTGGTGAGCAGGTGTCGCATCGACGCAGCAGACTGTCGCGCCATCAACAACCGAGCATCTGCCTGATGCCATGTGTGCGTGGGGGGAGCGTAAAAAAAGGCGCGATGGTGCCAGCTTTGGCCGGGGGTTGGAAGGCTTGAGCGGACATTCGGTCTAGATCTGCACAATTATTGTGCACGAGGATTTTGGTGCGGCGGGGCGATAACTGCGTCATGCCTTGAAATAATTTGCCGGCCCGTGGCGGCCAGGCCACGGGTCGATCATCACTGCTGACCTGGTTATTCAGCCTTGTCTTCTGGCGCTTCCAGGGACGCACGGTAGCTGTCCAGGGCCTTGCCGAAATCGCTGATGAATTGTGGCTCGGTCAACCAGGCCTGGGCGGTCTCGCGGTCCATGCCGTCGGCCCACATGCGGTAGTCGATCAACATGTCGGCAGCCAGGTGGGTGGCAGCCATCGATTCGTTCTCGGCATTTTCCAGGTCCAGCAATTCTGGACGTTCATTGATGATGCCGCTGAGGTCGTTCAGCAGGATCAACAGCATTTCGTCGCGGCTGGTGGCTTCGGCTGCATGCATCTTGCTGAACATGGCCAGGGTGTATTCGGGGATCGGTTCGGCCAGGTGGCCGGTGTCGTCGTCCAGCGCCAGCGGCTTGCGGCCGACCATGCGGATTTGCTTGGCTTTGGCCTTGGCGCGTTTGGCGCGTTTTTGCTGCTTGTTCGGGGATGCCATGTAATGTCAGTTCGCTGTGTGTTGAGAGTTGGCCGCGATAGCGTCGGAGGCCGCCACGTAGTCGGCCTGGAATGCCGGGGATTCGATCCACGCCAGGGCGCCGGCTTCGTCGGTCTCGGTGGACCATTGGCGATATTCGATCAGGGCCGCGAGGATGAAGTCCATCGCGCCTTCTTCGCCTTCCTGCTCGAACACCAGCTCCAGCAGCGGGTCTTCGAGGAAGGCTTGGCACATGGCCTGCTGGCTGGTTTTTTCGGCGTCGATCATCTTTTTGAACAGCTCGGTCAGGTCGACTGACTCGAAGTCGATGCGGTCATCGTTCGGGTCCAGCTCCACTTGCGGCGCTGCGCGCTGGGTGCGGTTTTGCTTGGCCTTGGCTTTGGCGCGGGAGGCGCGTTTTTGCTGCTTGTTCGCGGATGCCATGGGCGTCGTTCCGTATTTCGTCGAGAGGGTACAGGCCTAGCGACTGCGCGGTACTCGCCGTCCGGGGTGATCGGGGGCCAGCTCGCCGTGTTGCAGCCAGGACAATGCAATGGGCCATAGTGTGGCTTGGTATGGGCTGCGAAAAAAGCCGAAATGTCCGACTTGTTGTTCGCCGATGTCCTGTGGGGCGATTCGCAAGTGGGTGTTCGAGCTGCCGCTGAAGTAACCCAGCAGGCGTTCGATAGCCGGCACGGTGCCGTAGGGATCGTCGCTGAGGCTGATGGCCAGGGTGTTTGCGGTTACCCCGGCGAACGGCAGGCTTGCGCCCTTGGTGGCCAGTCGACGGCCGCTGGGGCGCTGCTCGTAGCGGGCGGTGGAAAAGGCCCAGTCGCGAACCACGCCGGCCGGTGTGTCCTCCAGCCAGCCCAGGCGCTTACCGGGGAAGTAGCCGCACACCAGGGTGACCAGCGGCATCAGCACATGCCACTTGCCGAGCATCTGCCAGCGCTGGGCGGGTGTGTAGTCGCGCCAGTAGGCGAACTGCGCGCCGACCGTTACCAGGCGGCGAATCAGGTGTCCGGAATTTGCCAGCCCCGCCGCGCAGCCGCCAAAGCTATGGCCAACGACATCGATCGGCTGGCCGGGAAACTCACGCTGGGCGCGCATGAGCATGGCCTCGAAGTCCAGCGCGCCCCAATCCGACCAGCTTGCCTGCAAGGTCTTCATCGATGCCGGACGTGACTCGCCGATGCCCCGGTAGTCGTAGGTGATGACGTCGAAGCCGTTGGCGAACAGGTAGTCGGCGAAGCGCGAGTAATGCCGGCAGCGCACCGAGGTGGCGGCATTGATGATCACCACGGCGCGGGAGGTGGTCGTAGCGCCCTGGCGCCAGGTGAAGCCGCCAAGGGGGAAGCCATCGGCGGCGCGTTCCTGGAACGGCTCGGCGCGCAGGGCGGCGGCGGTCAGCGGCAAGGCCATCTGGGAGGGAGTCGGAGTAGGGGCGTCCTGCACATTCATCGGCTTCGAACCTCGGCGGCTAGCTGCCAACCATAGTCCGGCAATCGGTGATCAACAATCGGCTAGTGCGTTTTGCAGTGGGCTCAAGTGCCAATCAATCTGAAACGTCGTCTGGCTCGATGACCTCCAAAGTAGGTAACGAATGGGTTCTGATGAGCCCGGGAGTTGTCATCATGAAACACGTCCATTCTTTCATCGTGCCTGTTGCTGCGCTCGGCTTGCTGATATTTCCGCTGATAGTGCAGGCCGTCAGTGACGAGGCAATTGACAGCGCCGGCGTGCGGGCGCAACCAGAGCAGCAAAACGGCATCACCTACCTGACGGGTGGGATCGGCGAGGACGAATCGCGCAGCATCCAGCAAAGCCAGGGCTATAACTTGCACATGACATTCGCCGTGGGCGCGCAAAACCAGTACACCTCTGACGTGGATGTATCGGTGGAAAAGGCGTCAGGGCAGACCGTGTTGAATCTGGATAACGTTGGGCCGCTGGTCTACGTGCGATTGCCGGCGGGCAAGTACTCGGTGGTTGCTACGCGCAATGGCGAAGTGCGGCATGACGTGGCGGATGTTGGTAATGGAGCGGCGCGAAACCTGGTGTTCCACTGGAACGACGCGCAATGACGGGGAGGGTGGAAGGCTTCCTGGCTTTCCTGCAGGCATAAAAAAACCCTGAATCTTGCGATTCAGGGTTTTTGTATTGGTGCCCAGAGACGGAATCGAACCGCCGACACGGGGATTTTCAATCCCCTGCTCTACCGACTGAGCTATCTGGGCGAGATAACAAAAAACCCGCGCTAGGCGGGCTTTTTGTAGCTTTCGGGTGATTTTGACACCACCTGAAATGAATAAGTGGTGCCCAGAGACGGAATCGAACCGCCGACACGGGGATTTTCAATCCCCTGCTCTACCGACTGAGCTATCTGGGCAACGGGGCGCATTAAACGGCTTTTTCAGGGGGTCGTCAAGCGGGTTTTCAGAAAAATTTTAATTTATTCCGTCGCTTACGATCCGACCCCCGATTTTGCGGGGTTATTCCACTGGTGGAACGTAGCCTTCGGCCTTGGCGTAATCTTCGCCCGAGAAGAACTTGTCCATCTCGCCCTGCAGGTATTTGCGGTCTTCAGCGTTCATCATGTTCAAACGCTTCTCGTTGATCAGCAGGGTCTGGTGTTTCTGCCAGTCGGCCCAAGCTTTATGCGAGACGTGATCGAAAATGTCCTGGCCTTTGGCGCCCGGGAAGGGAGCGCGCTCCAGGCCCGGCAGTTCTTCTTGGTACTTGCGGCACATGATGGTGCGGGTCATGACGACTCTCCTGCGTTCAATACGTCGGCCGCGCGCTTCAGCAGTTTCTTCACCGGGGCGGCGAGGCCCAGGCGCGGCGGGGTGGCGAGGTTATACCAGAGCCAGTCGGCCTCGGCCACGTGCTGGCCGGCCTCCTGGACCTGAACCAGCCAGGGTTCGATAGCCAACTGGAAATGGCTGAAGGTGTGGACCAGGTTCGGCAGTTCGGTTTGCCTGCCCAGTTGCAGCGAATGTTGCAGGGCCAAGTGCTCGAGGTCGCCGAGGTCGTCCAGTTCCGGCAGGCTCCACAGGCCGCCCCAGAGACCGGTGGATGGGCGCCGGTAAAGCAGAATGGCGCCGTCGCGGTTGGCCAGCAATGGCATGAGGGTGCGCTTTTGCGGCACAGTCTTGCGCGGTTTGGGAATCGGGTAGCGGGTTTCCAGGCCCAACAGGTGCGCCTTACAGCCGTTTTTCAGCGGGCACAGCAGGCAACTGGGTTTGCTGCGGGTGCAGAGGGTTGCGCCCATGTCCATCATCGCCTGGGTGTAGGCGTTGACGCGGTCTTGGGGAGTAAAGCGCTCTGCCGTGGCCCATAGCTGTTTGGCGACCTTCGGCTCGCCCGGGTAGCCCTCCTGCGCGGTATAGCGCGCCAGAACCCGTTTGACGTTACCGTCGAGGATCGGTGCGCGCAGGCCCATGCTCAGGCTGGCGATGGCGCCGGCGGTAGACAGGCCGATGCCCGGCAGCTCGGTGAGTTTTTCCACATCGCGGGGAAACTCGCCACCGTACTCGGCGACCACGATTTTTGCAGTCTTCTGCAGGTTGCGGGCGCGGGTGTAGTATCCCAGCCCGGTCCACAGGTGCAGCACCTCATCTTCCGGCGCCGCCGCCAGAGCCTCGACCGTGGGCAGCGAGGCCATGAAACGGTCGAAGTAGTTCAGCACGGTGCTGACCTGGGTCTGCTGCAACATGATCTCCGAGACCCACACCCGGTAGGGCGTGATGCCCTGCTGCCAAGGTAAGTCATGGCGGCCGTGGCGGTCGTACCAATCAAGCACCGCCGTGGAAAATTGCTCGGCTCTCATCGTTTGAACAGCCCCTTGAGTGCGTCTTTGAGTTCTGGGCTGACCTTGTCACCAAGCTTCTCGTCGATTTTCTCGCTGAGCTTATCGTTAAGCTTGTCGCCCGCCATTTTGGCGGCGACCTGGCCGAGGCGTTCGTTGTCCAGGCGGCAGGCTTTGGCGCCAAGCTCCAGCGGGCCACGGCAGCGCAGTGGCCATTCGATGCCGACGAATTTATCACCGACCTGGCAGGCCGGATCAGGCATCTCGCGCTGGTCGCCTTCGACGATGATGCCGACGCGGTAATCCATGCCTAGCACGCGCAGATCGAGGTCGCCATTGCCGTTGACGGTCATGCCGGGAATACGCACTTTCAGGTCCGGGTTACTGGCCACGCCGTTACGCAAGGTCAGGTTGCCCTTGAGCTCCTGGAACGGCGTGTCCTTGCCGCGTGGTTCGCCGCTCAGGGTTTTGCGATTGAGGGTGGCGATGCCTTTGCACAACTGTTGTTCAAGATTGGCGTTGAGCAGCACGCCGTTGTTGATCACGAAGCTGGCGTTGCCGTTGAGGCTGTCGATCAGGGTTTTCTGGCTATTGCCGTTGGCGGTCAGGTTGCTGTTGAGCGTTACCAGCCCTTTGACCGGTGGATTCTTGCCCTGGCTTTCGAGGATTTTTTCCGCGGGTACCCGGCTGATCGCGGTCTGCATGCTCAGCGCCGGCACCGTCTGACGCACGTCGAGGGTGCCCTTGGCGTTGAACGTGCCGTTGTACAGCTCTCCACTGAGGTTCTGCAGAGTCAGCAGGCCGCCCTGGCCCGTGGCCTTGAGCGCGGCGTTCTGGATCGGCAGTTTGTCCAGAGTCAGTTGGCCGAAGGTCAGCTCGGCATCCAGGTCGAGCTTGCTCAGGCGCTCGGTGGGGATCAGCTTGTCGGTGCTCCAGGCGCCTTTGGTCGGCGCATTCGGCAGCGGGGTGCTGCCAGCGCCGGCCATGGCGTCGGCCTCGGTGCTGCTGACTTCCGCCTGGCGGGCCACGGCAGCGCTGTTGGCCTCGGCGGATTTCGGTGGCAGGTAGCGATCAGCATTGAAGGTGTCGCCCTTGAGCTGCACGCGCAGCGCTTGCTTGGCGAAGTCTTCGACGGCGATGCGGCCGCTGAAGGTGCTGTCGTCGAGCTTCAGGTTGATATTGTCCAGCGCCACACTGGTTGGGGTCGCAGCGATGCGGCTGACCAGTTCGACTTTGCTCAGGCTGCCTTCGCCCATGGCCGGCAGTTTCTGCCCGATGCTGTCGACGAATTTCGCCAGGTCGAACTGGGCAATCGACAACGCGCCGCTGATTTGCGGGGTCTTGTCGAGGTCGTTGGCCTTCAGCTCGCCGAGGGCGCGCAACTGGTTGATCGACAGCTTGATGCCAGTCCATTCAGCGACGTTCGCCGCTTTATCCACGGCGACTTGCCCTTGGGCGGAGAAGGTCACGGCCTTGCCTTCGAGTGGCTCGCCGGTCAGTTCGCCGGTGAGTTTCATGTCTTCGAATTTGTAGCGCTGCAGGGCGCGCTCGAAACGCAACTCGCCGTTCAGTTCACTGCGTACCCGCAGGGCCGGCTGGTTGCTGGAGAGGAAGGCGGTGAGCTTGACGTCGATATTGGTCGAGTCGTGCACCGGGCCGGTGCTCAACTGGATGCTTTCGGCGCTGAATTGCTTGCCGGTGCGCTCGTCGGTGTATTCCACGCGAGCGTTGTTGACGGTCAGGCTGTCGATGTCGAGGCGCATCGGCTGCGCGGGTTTTTCCGTGCTGGCGGGGGTCTCGCTGGTTGGTGCAGGGCTGCTCGCGGGCGTACCGGTGCTGTTCGCTACGGGAGCGGCTTTGCCGATGTCTTCCCAGTTGCCGTGGCCATCCTTGTCGCGATTCAGGCGCAGGTTCAGGCCTTCGACGCGCACGTCGCTCATCTGCACTTCACGGCGCAGCAGCGGCAATACGCGTACCGACAGGCCGAGCATTTGCAGGTCGGCGAAGGGCGCAGTGGGGTTGGCCAGGGTCGCGACACTGGCTTCGTGCAGTTCAAGACCGAGCCAGGGGAACAGGCTCCAGCCGATATCGCCATTGAGCGTCAGCTCGATGTGGGCCTTGTCGCGGGCAATCTGGCGAATCTCGTCTTTGTAGTCATTGGGGTCGAACAAGTGGGTCAGGGCAAAGCCCAGGGCCACAATGACCAGCAATAGCCCGAGAAGTACCAGACCCAGGATTTTGCCGAACGCTTTCATGGGCGAGTCCTTGTAGAGAGTCGAATTCGAAATTTAGCCGGGGAGTATAGCGCCCCGAAACTGACGACTGGTCAGCGATCACATTTAC
This region of Pseudomonas fluorescens genomic DNA includes:
- a CDS encoding ABC transporter ATP-binding protein — protein: MAEATPALEIRNLHKRYGQLEVLKGVSLTARDGDVISILGSSGSGKSTFLRCINLLENPNQGQILVAGEELKLKAAKNGELVAADGKQINRLRSEIGFVFQNFNLWPHMSVLDNIIEAPRRVLGQSKAEATEVAEALLAKVGISDKRHAYPAQLSGGQQQRAAIARTLAMQPKVILFDEPTSALDPEMVQEVLNVIRALAEEGRTMLLVTHEMGFARQVSSEVVFLHQGLVEEQGSPQQVFENPLSARCKQFMSSNR
- a CDS encoding AsmA family protein → MKAFGKILGLVLLGLLLVIVALGFALTHLFDPNDYKDEIRQIARDKAHIELTLNGDIGWSLFPWLGLELHEASVATLANPTAPFADLQMLGLSVRVLPLLRREVQMSDVRVEGLNLRLNRDKDGHGNWEDIGKAAPVANSTGTPASSPAPTSETPASTEKPAQPMRLDIDSLTVNNARVEYTDERTGKQFSAESIQLSTGPVHDSTNIDVKLTAFLSSNQPALRVRSELNGELRFERALQRYKFEDMKLTGELTGEPLEGKAVTFSAQGQVAVDKAANVAEWTGIKLSINQLRALGELKANDLDKTPQISGALSIAQFDLAKFVDSIGQKLPAMGEGSLSKVELVSRIAATPTSVALDNINLKLDDSTFSGRIAVEDFAKQALRVQLKGDTFNADRYLPPKSAEANSAAVARQAEVSSTEADAMAGAGSTPLPNAPTKGAWSTDKLIPTERLSKLDLDAELTFGQLTLDKLPIQNAALKATGQGGLLTLQNLSGELYNGTFNAKGTLDVRQTVPALSMQTAISRVPAEKILESQGKNPPVKGLVTLNSNLTANGNSQKTLIDSLNGNASFVINNGVLLNANLEQQLCKGIATLNRKTLSGEPRGKDTPFQELKGNLTLRNGVASNPDLKVRIPGMTVNGNGDLDLRVLGMDYRVGIIVEGDQREMPDPACQVGDKFVGIEWPLRCRGPLELGAKACRLDNERLGQVAAKMAGDKLNDKLSEKIDEKLGDKVSPELKDALKGLFKR
- a CDS encoding alpha/beta hydrolase family protein; amino-acid sequence: MNVQDAPTPTPSQMALPLTAAALRAEPFQERAADGFPLGGFTWRQGATTTSRAVVIINAATSVRCRHYSRFADYLFANGFDVITYDYRGIGESRPASMKTLQASWSDWGALDFEAMLMRAQREFPGQPIDVVGHSFGGCAAGLANSGHLIRRLVTVGAQFAYWRDYTPAQRWQMLGKWHVLMPLVTLVCGYFPGKRLGWLEDTPAGVVRDWAFSTARYEQRPSGRRLATKGASLPFAGVTANTLAISLSDDPYGTVPAIERLLGYFSGSSNTHLRIAPQDIGEQQVGHFGFFRSPYQATLWPIALSWLQHGELAPDHPGRRVPRSR
- the mutY gene encoding A/G-specific adenine glycosylase; its protein translation is MRAEQFSTAVLDWYDRHGRHDLPWQQGITPYRVWVSEIMLQQTQVSTVLNYFDRFMASLPTVEALAAAPEDEVLHLWTGLGYYTRARNLQKTAKIVVAEYGGEFPRDVEKLTELPGIGLSTAGAIASLSMGLRAPILDGNVKRVLARYTAQEGYPGEPKVAKQLWATAERFTPQDRVNAYTQAMMDMGATLCTRSKPSCLLCPLKNGCKAHLLGLETRYPIPKPRKTVPQKRTLMPLLANRDGAILLYRRPSTGLWGGLWSLPELDDLGDLEHLALQHSLQLGRQTELPNLVHTFSHFQLAIEPWLVQVQEAGQHVAEADWLWYNLATPPRLGLAAPVKKLLKRAADVLNAGESS
- a CDS encoding oxidative damage protection protein; amino-acid sequence: MTRTIMCRKYQEELPGLERAPFPGAKGQDIFDHVSHKAWADWQKHQTLLINEKRLNMMNAEDRKYLQGEMDKFFSGEDYAKAEGYVPPVE
- a CDS encoding ABC transporter substrate-binding protein, which codes for MQTYKKFILAAAATLVFSANAMAAEKLRMGIEAAYPPFNNKDASGQVVGFDKDIGDALCAKMKVECEVVTSDWDGIIPALNAKKFDFLVSSLSITDERKQAVDFTDPYYSNKLQFIAPKNVDFKTDKDSLKGKAIGTQRATLAGTWLEDTYGDEIKVSLYDTQENAYLDLTSGRVDAILADKYANYDWLKSDAGKNYEFKGDPVMESDKIGIAVRKGDDELRNKLNSALKEIVADGTYKKINDKYFPFSIY